The following proteins come from a genomic window of Paenibacillus spongiae:
- the spoIIP gene encoding stage II sporulation protein P, producing MKQVVVTWNLAKGSRNLRKLLVTGRMFALLSLGSMIMVIVIGVGAIVQQKAASSPVSSMKGFAANVSGGLFSDMLAMEMPGSGSSERETSISGKQVGAFLVRLLTDINPDDPKSLLAGEYPGLKTEDTVLLRPGSVAEEFVEPGDHGPIGAATQNEDQSGPSSDGSGRPDPGAGEDRSTDDEGSAAPPASPPSTPPADNPAKPDTAAKPTTGKDKVVFIYHSHNRESWFPELKSSAKDPTSSTKNITLLGKRLKLKLEEEGVGATTSSTDYPTAIKKYNWALSYKYSKNTVKEAMASNDRLKFFFDLHRDSLRKKNTTITIEGKSYARVYFVVGQANPNWRKNEKFASSIHDALEKKYPGLSKGILGKTTASGNGEYNQSLAPDSILIEIGGVDNTLEESYRTIDALAKVIADLYWDAEKVSEPVAS from the coding sequence ATGAAACAGGTTGTCGTGACATGGAACTTGGCTAAAGGGAGCCGGAATCTGCGCAAGCTGCTAGTAACGGGCCGTATGTTCGCGTTGTTGTCGCTAGGATCCATGATTATGGTTATCGTCATAGGCGTTGGTGCGATTGTGCAGCAGAAAGCTGCTTCCTCGCCCGTTTCTTCGATGAAAGGGTTCGCGGCCAACGTTTCGGGCGGGCTGTTCTCGGATATGCTTGCAATGGAGATGCCAGGCAGCGGCAGCAGCGAGCGGGAGACATCGATTTCCGGCAAGCAAGTGGGCGCATTCCTCGTTCGTCTGCTGACCGATATCAATCCGGATGATCCGAAGAGCTTGCTTGCGGGGGAATATCCCGGTTTGAAAACGGAAGATACGGTGCTTCTGCGTCCAGGCTCCGTGGCGGAGGAGTTTGTCGAGCCCGGGGATCATGGCCCAATAGGTGCGGCCACCCAGAATGAAGACCAGTCCGGTCCAAGTTCGGACGGGTCGGGGCGGCCGGATCCCGGCGCAGGAGAAGATCGAAGCACGGATGACGAAGGTTCGGCGGCACCGCCTGCCTCGCCGCCTTCTACTCCGCCTGCCGATAACCCGGCAAAGCCGGATACAGCCGCAAAGCCGACGACGGGCAAGGATAAAGTGGTTTTTATCTATCACTCTCATAACCGGGAATCGTGGTTTCCTGAACTGAAGAGCAGCGCGAAGGATCCTACCTCTTCGACGAAGAACATCACCCTGCTCGGCAAACGGCTGAAGCTGAAGCTGGAGGAGGAGGGAGTCGGAGCGACGACCTCTTCGACCGATTATCCGACCGCGATAAAAAAATACAATTGGGCGCTATCCTATAAATATTCGAAAAATACGGTCAAGGAAGCGATGGCTTCGAACGATCGGCTGAAGTTTTTCTTCGATCTGCACCGCGATTCGCTTCGAAAGAAGAATACGACCATCACGATCGAGGGCAAGTCGTATGCCCGTGTCTACTTTGTAGTAGGCCAAGCGAATCCGAATTGGCGGAAAAACGAGAAGTTTGCAAGCAGCATTCACGACGCGCTGGAGAAGAAGTATCCGGGTCTGTCGAAAGGGATTCTAGGCAAGACGACCGCCAGCGGCAACGGGGAATACAACCAATCGCTTGCGCCGGACAGCATCCTGATCGAAATCGGCGGTGTGGATAATACGCTGGAGGAATCGTACCGGACGATCGATGCGCTGGCCAAAGTGATTGCCGATCTATATTGGGACGCGGAGAAGGTTAGCGAGCCGGTGGCGAGTTAA